The DNA window CCACGGTCGCCCCGTCCCTGGCCAGCAGGATCGCGTTGGAGCGCACCGAGCGGATGGTCCGCCAGGCGAAGCTCAGGTCGGCCAGGGTCGCGGCGTCCGCCGCCTCGCCGGCCACGAGCCGCCAGGTGGCGGGGTCGGCGTCGCCGACCTGGTAGGTGTCGCGCTCCTGGATGACGGCGCCGCCGCTCACCTGCTTGATCTCGTAGCCCTCCCGCGCCGGGGGCTCGACGACGAGCAGGCGCAGGTTCTTCTTGGCCGACAGGATCTCCACGGCCTCCTCCTCGAAGGCGGGGGCGGCGACGACCTCGGTGAAGATCGGCTTGATTTGGCGGGCCATGTCCGCGGTGACGGTGGTGTTGGCGGCGATGACGCCGCCGTAGGCGGACACGGGGTCGCAGGCGTGGGCCTTGCGGTGGGCCTCGGCGACGTCGCCGGCGGCGGAGACGGCGATGCCGCAGGGGTTGGCGTGCTTGACGACGGCGACGGCGACGCCGTCGTGGTCGTAGGCGGCCCGCAGGGCGGCGTCGGTGTCGGTGTAGTTGTTGTAGCTCATGGCCTTGCCGTGGATCTGGCGGGCGTTGGCCACGCCGCCCCCCGAGCCGGGCAGGGCGTAGACGGCGGCGCGCTGGTGCGGGTTCTCCCCGTAGCGCAGGGCGGCCAAGCGCTCGTAGCCGACGCCGACGTAGGCGGGCGGGGCGGCGGGGCGGGCGGCGTCCGCGACCCGGCCGGCTCCGTCCTTCGCGGCCCTCTCCTTCGCGGTCCCCTCCTCCGCGGCGCCGTCGGCCTCGATCTGCGCGGCCAGCCAGGTGGCGACGGCGGCGTCGTAGGCGGCGGTGTGGGCGAAGGCGGCGGCGGCCAGGGCGCGACGGGCGGCCAGGGTGAAGCCGCCCTCGCGCACGGCGGCGGCGACGTCGTCGTACTCCTCGGGGCTGGTGACCACGGCGACCCCCAGGTGGTTCTTGGCGGCGGCCCGCACCATGGCCGGGCCGCCGATGTCGATCTGCTCGACGCAGGCGTCGAAGGGGGCCCCGGAGGCGACCGTGTCGGTGAAGGGGTAGAGGTTGACCACGACCAGATCGATGGGGGCGATGCCGAGGGCCTCGATCCGCTCCAGGTGGTCGGGCTTGCGGCGGTCGGCGAGGATGCCGGCGTGGACGGCCGGGTGGAGCGTCTTGACCCTCCCCTCCAGGCACTCGGGGAAGCCGGTGACCCGCTCCACCGGGGTCACCGCGATCCCGGCGGAGGCAATGGCGGCCGCCGTCGAGCCGGTGGAGACGATCTCGACGCCGGCGCCAGCCAGCGCCGCGGCCAGGTCGAGCAGGCCCGTCTTGTCGTAGACGGAGACCAGGGCCCGTTTGACGGGCACCCGGTCCGGGTTGGGCGGCCCCCCGGCGACGACGCGGGGGGCGGGGACGGCGGACTCGGGCTGCGTGGTGGCCACAGGCGCTCCTGGTGCGATCGGTCCGGGGACGCCCAGGCGGACGACGCCCCCGCTCATGATCCGGTGCCGCTCCCCGGTGGTGATCCACCCTCGCCAGTCGCGGACGCGCCCAGGGTACCGCGCGCCCGCCGTCCGCGCCGGGGTGTCGGTTCGCGCGGCGCGCCGCGGTCCCGGTCAATCCTCCTTCTTCCGGTGATCGCGCTCCGAGGCGCGCTCACGCCAACCGGCGAAGAGCCTGGAGCGCTGGGCCCGGCTCGCCCGGAATCGCGGCGCCTCCGCCTCCGGCGGCTCCGCGTCCTCCAGCCACGGCTCCCCCTCGCGAACCTGCCCCCGGTCCGTCCCCTCCTGCTGCGCATCCTGGGCGACGCGAGCCTCCGGGCGCCGATCACGCACCCTCCCCAGGCCCTCCTCCACGCGCTCGCGCGCGCTGTGCGCCGCGGCCCCGGCCGCCTGCGCCGTCGAACGCACTCCGCGCTCGGTCAGGATCCGGGTCGCCGGATGGGTGACCAGGGCGCCCGCCACCAGGCCGACGCCGACCTCGACGAGGACCAGCAGCGCCGTCACCACCGTGAAGGGCCCCGTCCGCGCCAGACGTCCCGGCCCGATCGGCCCCGAGGCGGCCGCGCAGGCCACCGCCGTGCCGACGCCGACCAAACCGGCGGCGGCCAGCGCCGCAATGACGGCCCGCCCCAGGGTCAGCCCGGCCAGCTCGCGGCGTCGGACCCATACGACGACGAGCGCCGCCACGGTCACGACCAGGGGCAGGTACAGGCCGAGCCGGGAGCCCTCGCCCCCCAGCGGCCCGGTCGGCAGCAGGCCCAGCAGCGGCAGCGCCGGCACGGCGCCGGCCTGGACGTGGTCCGGGCTGAAGGTCGTCCCCCGCCCGACGGCGAAGCCCGGCCCCGCCACCCAGGACAGGGCCCACACGACCACGGTGGGGACCCAGCCGAGCTGGAGGAGGATCAGCCCGGCCACGGCGACGATCCCGCCGGCGCTCAGCGCGTCGTGCAGCCGGGACATGCGCCCGGCGCCGCCGATGAGGGCGGCCAGTACCACGAGGCAGGCGACGACGGCCAGGGCCGACGCGGTGGTGCGGGCCAGGACGAGGGCCGGATCCACCCACGGCGGCCGACGGGACCACCGGTCCACGAGCCCCACCGGCAGCCGCCCGGCCCGACGCAGGGACCGGACGACGACGAGGGCGCCGATGACCCCGACGCCCAGAACCGCGGGCCAGGTCCGTGAATCCGCCGGTCCGCTCAGAGCGGCCACCGCCGCCGCCGTGAGCACGGAGGTCGCCACGGTCCACGCGCCCGCGCGGGATCCGCTCAGCCGGGCCCGGCGCACCGAGCTGTGCGCAATGAGAGCCTGCACGAGGGTCACCCCCAGCAGCGGCAGGCCGAGGACGCCGTCGGGCGAGGAGGCCCGGCCGTAGGAGCCGCCCAGGCCCAGACTCCACAGCCCCGTGCCCGCCCGCAGCGCCCTGCCGAGGGACAGGGCGGCGGCCGCGTCCATGGAGGAGGTGGTCACGAAGACGGCGAGCACGGGCAGGAGGACCACGAGCCAGGTGCCCAGGACGAGCTCGACGCCGGCGCGCACGGCGAAGAACCAGTCGGGCGGCACCAGGAGCGCCCGCAGGTCGCCGATCCTCCAGCCGCGCCCGCCGCGCCCGTCGCGGCTGCTGCTCCCGCTGCTCCCATCGCGCCCGAACCCGAACCTCATGCCGTTCGGCCCCCTCGACCGCTCGCGGCGCTCACGCCCGCCCGCCCGCGAGCCCCCGGTAGAGCTCGCGGGCGATGTCGGCGGTCTGGCTGGGAGTGCGACCCACCCGCACGCCCGCCGCCTCCAGGGCGGCCCTCTTGGCCTCGGCGGTGCCCGAGGAGCCGGAGACAATGGCGCCGGCGTGACCCATGGTCCGCCCCTCCGGGGCGGTGAAACCGGCGACGTAGGCGACGACGGGCGTGGTCATGCGCTCGCGGATGTAGGCGGCGGCCCGCTCCTCGGCGTCGCCGCCGATCTCGCCGATCATGACCACCAGGCGGGTGTCGGGATCCGTCTCGAAGGCGGCCAGGGCCTCGATGTGGGTGGTGCCGACCACTGGGTCCCCGCCGATGCCGATGCAGGTGGTGAAACCGAGGTCGCGCAGCTCGTGCATGAGCTGGTAGGTCAGCGTGCCCGACTTGGAGACCAGGCCCAGGGGCCCGGGGCCGGTGATGTCGGGCGGGGTGATGCCCACGTTCGAGCGCCCCGGGGAGATAATGCCGGGGCAGTTGGGGCCGATAATGCGCGCGCCGCGCTCGGCGGCGTAGGCGCGGGCGTAGACGGTGTCGGCCACCGGGACGCCCTCGGTGATGACGACGACGAGGCGCACGCCGGCGTCGACGGCCTCGATGATCGCGTCCCTGGCGCGGGCCGGGGGCACGAAGACGGCGGAGACGTCAGCGCCGGTGGCCTCGCGGGCGCCGGCGACGGTGCCGTGGACGGGGATCTCGACGGCGCCGGCCCGGACGCCGCCCGCGCCGGGTCCGAGGGGGGCGACGTCGAAGACGACGGAGGTGCCGGCCTTGCGGGGGTTGACGCCCGCGACGACCCTGGTGCCGGCGGACAGCATACGGGCCGTGTGCTTGCGGCCCTCCGAGCCGGTCATGCCCTGGACGATGACGCGGTTGGCCTCGGTCAGGAAGATGCTCATGGTCTCAGGCCTCCTGCTGGGCGGTGACGTGCTGGGCGGCGGCGCGCTGCCCGCCGTCCGGCCGGGCGGAATCCCGCCGTTCGGTGATCTGCTGGGCGATGGCGGTGACGACGTCGGCGGCGGCGTCCATGGTGTCGACGACCCTCACGCCATCAATGCCGGCCTCGGCGAGGATCGCCCGGCCGAGCTCGGCGTTATTGCCGTCCAGGCGCACGACGATCGGCCGGTCGAAGTCCGGCAGGGAGCCGACGGCGGCGACAATTCCGGCGGCGATGGTGTCGCAGGAGGTGATACCGCCGAAGACGTTGACGAGGATGGCGCGCACCTGCGGGTCGGAGGCGACCACCTCCAGGCCGGTGGCCATCATTCCGGCCGACGAGCCGCCGCCCAGGTCGAGGAAGTTGGCGGGCCTCATGCCGCCGTGGCGCCGCCCGGCCGCGGCGACGACGTCGAGGGTGGACATGACCAGGCCGGCGCCGTTGCCCAGCACCCCGACCTGGCCGTCCAGGCGCACGTAGTTCAGCCCGGCCTCCTTGGCGCGGGCCTCGAGCGGGTCAACGTCGGCGGTGTCCTTGAAGGCGGCGCGCCCGGGGTGGCGGAAGGCGGCGTTGTCGTCGAGGCTGACCTTGCCGTCCAGGGCGAGGACGTCTCCCTCGGGGGTGGCCACGAGGGGGTTGACCTCGACCAGGGTGGCGTCCTCGGCGGCGAAGACCTCCCAGAGCCCGCCGATGACGGAGGCCACGGCGTCGGCGAGGGGGCCGGGCTCGAAGCCGGCGGCCTCCACGATGCGCGCGGCGACGTCGTCGGTGACGCCCTGAAGGGGGTCGACGCCGATGCGGGCCAGGGCCTCGGGATGCTCGGCGGCGAGGGCCTCGATGTCCATGCCGCCGTGGCGCGAGCACATGGCCAGATAGCGGCGCTCGGCGCGGTCCAGGAGGAAGGAGACGTAGAACTCCGAGGCGATCTCGATGCCGCCGGCGATCAGGACGGCGCGGACGGTGTGGCCCTTGATGTCCATGCCGAGGATCTCGGCGGCCCGGGCCCCGGCCTCCTCGGCACTGCGGGCGAGTTTGACGCCCCCGGCCTTGCCGCGCCCGCCGGTCTTGACCTGCGCCTTGACGACGACCAGGCGCGAGCCGCGGTCGAGCAGATCCCGGGCGGCCCGGCGCGCCTGCTCGGGCGTGGTGGCGAGAGCGCTGGGCGGCACGGGCACCCCGTGCCGGTCGAACAGGTCCCTTGCCTGGTACTCGTACAGGTCCATGCGGTCGTCCTTCCGGGTCGTGATCCCGATGGCGGGGCGGCCCCGACCCGGCGCGGGCGGCGCGGGCGGGTGGCTCCGTGGGGGAGCCTACGCAACCGCGGCCCGCACGTGCACGAACCCGTCGGGCGGGTCGGGACCAAGGTCCGGCTGGGGCGGAGTGAGCTGGCAGAACGGCTCGACCTTGCGCATATGATTCGGAGCCGGCTCATGAAGATTATTCAGCGGGCAGTGATGCGGGCGCGGGGTGCGAGGCCGCTGGCGGATTCATGGCGGCGTTCCCCTGCTTGGACCACTTGTGTTCCGTTGGACCACCTGGTTCACGAAATACGGTGGTCCAACGGAACACAAGTGGTCCAACCGCATTTAAGTGGTCCAAGCAGATCGGTCGCGTCACGACATGCGAGACACCGTCCCACCATGCGGGCGATCTGAATAACCTTCTGTGTTCAGCGGTTGGCCCTGGGATAGCCGTCCTGCCATGGATAGCGCTCCAGGATCTCGTTCAGTCTCCCCGCGTCCAGCAGGCGCCCGATCTCAACGATCGTCTCATCATCGGGGGCGTGGAAGCTGAAGGGAGGCAGAGAATCCCCCTCCAAATCCGAGATGTAAATCCACCTGTCGGCGAGGACGCCGACACCGTAATCACCCTTCTCGAATCCGACATCGACATGCTCCTCATCGACATTGGCGAGGTCGGCCAGCAGGGCCGGGATCTCCTCGGGGCTGTTATCGGTCATATCGCCGAGCACCCACATGAACGACAGCATTCTACTCCTCCTTCTCAGTCGCGCATTCGCGCGTCGAATCCGCTCACGCTTCCGAACTCACTCGACCCCGGTCCGCTTCTCCTGCTCCTCCTGGTTGACCTTCCAGGGCGCGGGCCATGCGTCCATCACGCGGATGTACTGATCGCCGGTGAGGAACGAGTGCCTCGCCGTCGGCCAGCACCGCCCACGAGCACAAGTCGCCATTATCGGTCGATCCCCACACCGCCACGGATGCCGCGGTGCGGAGCGAGTCCGCCAGTGGCGCCACCGGATCGAATACCCCGGCGCCGGCGCTGAGCATGCCCCTCAGAGGCTCCACCGTCGGCTTGGACTCCACCGGGGGCGGCACCAGCCCGATCAGGTCCCCGGTCATGTCCCTCATCGCGAGAACCTCACTTCCGGTTGATAACACTAACGTCCAGCGTCATCGCCCCGCGCCACCGCACAGGCAACGCGCGGCACGTCCCCGCCCCGGGACCTCCGATGCAAGCGCGGGAGCAGGAAACGGGCCACAATGGTACTCATCACAGAATGTCTCGCCCGCCCGGAAGGATCCGCAGATGCCAGCCGACACGCCCCCCACCGAAGCCGCCGACACCTCCCCCGCGCCCACCGCGCCCGCACCACCGCCGGAGCCGGTGCGCATCGGCGTCCTGACCTCCGGCGGCGACGCCCAGGGCATGAACGCGGCCGTGCGCGCCGTCGTGCGCGCCGCCCTGCGCATGGGCGCCCAGCCCTACGCCGTCATGGAGGGCTGGGCCGGCGCCGTCGCCGGGGGCGACAGCATCCACCCGCTCCAGTGGGACTCGGTCGGATCGATCCTCCACCGCGGCGGCACCCTCATCGGCACCGCCCGCTCCGCCGAGTTCCGCGAGCGCGAGGGCCAGCTGGCCGCCGCCCGCAACCTCCTGGAGCACGGCATCGACCGCCTCGTCGTCATCGGCGGCGACGGGTCCCTGACCGGCACCGACGCGTTCCGCACCAACTGGCCCGGCCTGGTCGCCGAGCTGGCCGAGCGCGGCGAGATCTCCCCCGAGACGGCCGCGGCCCACCCCGCGCTCATGGTGACCGGCCTCGTCGGCAGCATCGACAACGACCTGGTCGGCGCGGACATGACCATCGGCACCGACTCCGCCCTGCACCGCATCCTGGAGGCGATCGACGACATCTCCTCCACCGCGGCCTCCCACCAGCGCACCTTCATCATCGAGGTCATGGGCCGCCACTGCGGCTACCTGGCCCTCATGGCGGCGGTGGCCGGCGGCTGCGACTACGTGCTGGTGCCCGAGCTCCCGCCCGCCGGCGGCTGGGAGGAGGACATGTGCCGCAAGCTCGCCAAGGGCCGGGAGGCCGGGCGCCGCGAGTCCATGGTCGTCGTCGCCGAGGGCGCCACCGACCGGTCCGGCAACCGCATCTCCGCCGACGACGTCAAGCGCGTCCTGGCCGAGCGGCTGGGCGAGGACGCCCGCGTGACGATCCTGGGCCACGTCCAGCGCGGTGGCAAGCCCAGCGCCTACGACCGGTGGATGTCGACCCTGCTGGGCTGCGCCGCCGCCCGCGAGATGATCGTCGCCACCCCGCAGACAGAGCCGGTCATCATCGCCGAGCGCCACAACCGGATCAGCCGCCTGCCCATGATGGAGCAGATTCGCGCCACGCGCGCGGTCAAGGACCTCGTGGCCGGCGGGGACTACGAGGGGGCGGTGGCCGCCCGCGGCGCGAGCTTCGGGGAGATGCTGCGGATCTTCGAGACCATGTCCACTCCCCCCGAGCTCGACCCCGAGGTCGCCGCCGCGCGCGACCAGGCGGGCGCCGTCTCCAAGCGGGTCGCCATCATCCACGCGGGCGGGCTGGCGCCGGGCATGAACACGGCGGCGCGGGCCGCGGTGCGCCTGGGCCTGGACCACGGCTTCACCATGCTGGGGGTCTACGGGGGCTTCCCGGGACTCCTGGATGGGAATGTGCGCGAGCTGAGCTGGGACGACGTCGAGGGCTGGGTCGGCGACGGCGGCGCCCAGCTCGGCACGCGGCGCGAGGTCCCCACCATTGAGCAGCTCTACGCGCTGGGGCGCGCCATCGAGTCCCACGAGATCGACGCCCTGCTCATCATCGGCGGGTACAACGCCTACCTGTCCGCCTACGAGCTGGTCTCCGAGCGGCCCCGCTACCCCGCCTTCAAGATCCCGATCATCTGCGTGCCCGCCTCGATCGACAACAACCTGCCCGGCAGCGAGTTGAGCATCGGCGCGGACACGGCCCTGAACAACGCCGTGGGCGCACTGGACTCGATCAAGCAGTCGGCGGCGGCCTCGCACCGCTGCTTCGTGGCCGAGTCCATGGGCCGCAAGTGCGGCTACATGGCCCTCATGAGCGGCATCGCCACCGGGGCCGAGCGCGTCTACCTCCACGAGGACGGCCTCACCCTGGCCCAGCTCGCCCGCGACTCGGCGCGCATGGTGGAGTCCTTCCGCTCGGGCCGCCAGCTCTACCTGGTGATCCGCAACGAGAGGGCGAGCGAGAACTACACCCTGGACGTGCTCGCCAAGATCTTCGCCCAGGAGGGCCGCGGCCTGTACGACGTGCGCCACGCCGCCATCGGCCACCTCCAGCAGGGCGGCGACCCGTCGGCCTTCGACCGCATCATGGCCACCAAGCTCGTGGCCCACGCCCTGGGCCTGCTGGCCGACCAGCTGAAGGCGGGCACCCACCACTCCAGCTACGTGGGGCTCACGGGCGGGAGGATCACCCACCACCGCCTGGAGCACATGAACGACGAGCTGGACCTGGACTCGCGCCGCCCCCTGCACCAGTGGTGGATGGGCCTGCGCGAGGCCATCGCCCTGGTCAGCCAGAACGCCGGCGTCATCCCCCTGGAGAACATCCCCGACTTCGGCGCGTCGGTGAACGCCGCGGCCGCCTCGGACTGAGGCGGGCGTCGGGCGGGCTGGGAGGGGCCCGCCCGACGCCGGCGGGCCGGTGCCGCCTTCAGTCGTCGCCGACGGCGTCCTCGTCCCCGGTCATGGCGTGGGCGAACTGGGCGGCGTGCAGGCGCGCGTAGGCGCCGCCGCGCTCCAGCAGCTCGGCGTGAGTGCCCTGCTCGACGATGTCGCCGTGCTCCATGACCAGGATCGTGTCCGCGTCGCGGATAGTGGACAGGCGGTGGGCGATGACGAAGCTCGTACGCCCGTAACGCAGCGCCGCCATGGCCTGCTGCACCAGCAGCTCGGTGCGGGTGTCCACCGAGCTGGTGGCCTCGTCGAGGATGAGCACGTCCGGGTCGGCGATGAAGGCCCGGGCGATGGTGAGCAGCTGGCGCTCGCCGGCCGAGATATTGGCGGCGTCCTCGTCCAGGACCGTCTCATAGCCCTGGGGCAGGGCCCGCACGATGTGATCGACGTAGCAGGCCCGCGCGGCCGCCTCGACGGCCGCGTCGGAGGCCCCGGGGCGCCCGTAGCGGATGTTCTCGCGGATCGTGCCGGCGAACAGCCACGGGTCCTGCAGCACCATGCCGGTGCGCGCGCGCACCTCGTGCCTGCTCATGGCGGCCGTGTCCCGCCCGTCGAGGGTGATGCGCCCGGCGTCGATCTCGTAGAAGCGCATGAGGAGGTTGACCAGGGTGGTCTTGCCCGCCCCCGTGGGGCCCACGATGGCCACCGTCTGACCGGGCTCGACCCGCAGCGACAGGTCGCCGATGAGCTCGGCGTCGGGCGAGTAGGAGAAGCGCACGTGGTCCATCTCGATGACCCCGGTCCCGCCGCCGGTCCGCGCCGGCTCGGCGACGTCGTCAGCGTCGTCGACGGCGTCGTCGGCGTCGGGCCGCTCCTCCTCGGCGTCGAGCAG is part of the Actinomyces sp. oral taxon 414 genome and encodes:
- the purH gene encoding bifunctional phosphoribosylaminoimidazolecarboxamide formyltransferase/IMP cyclohydrolase → MSGGVVRLGVPGPIAPGAPVATTQPESAVPAPRVVAGGPPNPDRVPVKRALVSVYDKTGLLDLAAALAGAGVEIVSTGSTAAAIASAGIAVTPVERVTGFPECLEGRVKTLHPAVHAGILADRRKPDHLERIEALGIAPIDLVVVNLYPFTDTVASGAPFDACVEQIDIGGPAMVRAAAKNHLGVAVVTSPEEYDDVAAAVREGGFTLAARRALAAAAFAHTAAYDAAVATWLAAQIEADGAAEEGTAKERAAKDGAGRVADAARPAAPPAYVGVGYERLAALRYGENPHQRAAVYALPGSGGGVANARQIHGKAMSYNNYTDTDAALRAAYDHDGVAVAVVKHANPCGIAVSAAGDVAEAHRKAHACDPVSAYGGVIAANTTVTADMARQIKPIFTEVVAAPAFEEEAVEILSAKKNLRLLVVEPPAREGYEIKQVSGGAVIQERDTYQVGDADPATWRLVAGEAADAATLADLSFAWRTIRSVRSNAILLARDGATVGVGMGQVNRVDSCRLAVERANTLGLRSTGDAAGGRGGPDEGRGGRREQEDRGSGAERGAVGGADAGEVLAAAPPERARGAVAASDAFFPFADGLQVLIDAGVRAVVQPGGSIRDGEVIEAAKAAGVTMYLTGARHFAH
- a CDS encoding cell division protein PerM, with translation MRFGFGRDGSSGSSSRDGRGGRGWRIGDLRALLVPPDWFFAVRAGVELVLGTWLVVLLPVLAVFVTTSSMDAAAALSLGRALRAGTGLWSLGLGGSYGRASSPDGVLGLPLLGVTLVQALIAHSSVRRARLSGSRAGAWTVATSVLTAAAVAALSGPADSRTWPAVLGVGVIGALVVVRSLRRAGRLPVGLVDRWSRRPPWVDPALVLARTTASALAVVACLVVLAALIGGAGRMSRLHDALSAGGIVAVAGLILLQLGWVPTVVVWALSWVAGPGFAVGRGTTFSPDHVQAGAVPALPLLGLLPTGPLGGEGSRLGLYLPLVVTVAALVVVWVRRRELAGLTLGRAVIAALAAAGLVGVGTAVACAAASGPIGPGRLARTGPFTVVTALLVLVEVGVGLVAGALVTHPATRILTERGVRSTAQAAGAAAHSARERVEEGLGRVRDRRPEARVAQDAQQEGTDRGQVREGEPWLEDAEPPEAEAPRFRASRAQRSRLFAGWRERASERDHRKKED
- the sucD gene encoding succinate--CoA ligase subunit alpha, which produces MSIFLTEANRVIVQGMTGSEGRKHTARMLSAGTRVVAGVNPRKAGTSVVFDVAPLGPGAGGVRAGAVEIPVHGTVAGAREATGADVSAVFVPPARARDAIIEAVDAGVRLVVVITEGVPVADTVYARAYAAERGARIIGPNCPGIISPGRSNVGITPPDITGPGPLGLVSKSGTLTYQLMHELRDLGFTTCIGIGGDPVVGTTHIEALAAFETDPDTRLVVMIGEIGGDAEERAAAYIRERMTTPVVAYVAGFTAPEGRTMGHAGAIVSGSSGTAEAKRAALEAAGVRVGRTPSQTADIARELYRGLAGGRA
- the sucC gene encoding ADP-forming succinate--CoA ligase subunit beta: MDLYEYQARDLFDRHGVPVPPSALATTPEQARRAARDLLDRGSRLVVVKAQVKTGGRGKAGGVKLARSAEEAGARAAEILGMDIKGHTVRAVLIAGGIEIASEFYVSFLLDRAERRYLAMCSRHGGMDIEALAAEHPEALARIGVDPLQGVTDDVAARIVEAAGFEPGPLADAVASVIGGLWEVFAAEDATLVEVNPLVATPEGDVLALDGKVSLDDNAAFRHPGRAAFKDTADVDPLEARAKEAGLNYVRLDGQVGVLGNGAGLVMSTLDVVAAAGRRHGGMRPANFLDLGGGSSAGMMATGLEVVASDPQVRAILVNVFGGITSCDTIAAGIVAAVGSLPDFDRPIVVRLDGNNAELGRAILAEAGIDGVRVVDTMDAAADVVTAIAQQITERRDSARPDGGQRAAAQHVTAQQEA
- a CDS encoding 6-phosphofructokinase, encoding MPADTPPTEAADTSPAPTAPAPPPEPVRIGVLTSGGDAQGMNAAVRAVVRAALRMGAQPYAVMEGWAGAVAGGDSIHPLQWDSVGSILHRGGTLIGTARSAEFREREGQLAAARNLLEHGIDRLVVIGGDGSLTGTDAFRTNWPGLVAELAERGEISPETAAAHPALMVTGLVGSIDNDLVGADMTIGTDSALHRILEAIDDISSTAASHQRTFIIEVMGRHCGYLALMAAVAGGCDYVLVPELPPAGGWEEDMCRKLAKGREAGRRESMVVVAEGATDRSGNRISADDVKRVLAERLGEDARVTILGHVQRGGKPSAYDRWMSTLLGCAAAREMIVATPQTEPVIIAERHNRISRLPMMEQIRATRAVKDLVAGGDYEGAVAARGASFGEMLRIFETMSTPPELDPEVAAARDQAGAVSKRVAIIHAGGLAPGMNTAARAAVRLGLDHGFTMLGVYGGFPGLLDGNVRELSWDDVEGWVGDGGAQLGTRREVPTIEQLYALGRAIESHEIDALLIIGGYNAYLSAYELVSERPRYPAFKIPIICVPASIDNNLPGSELSIGADTALNNAVGALDSIKQSAAASHRCFVAESMGRKCGYMALMSGIATGAERVYLHEDGLTLAQLARDSARMVESFRSGRQLYLVIRNERASENYTLDVLAKIFAQEGRGLYDVRHAAIGHLQQGGDPSAFDRIMATKLVAHALGLLADQLKAGTHHSSYVGLTGGRITHHRLEHMNDELDLDSRRPLHQWWMGLREAIALVSQNAGVIPLENIPDFGASVNAAAASD